A stretch of the Planktothrix sp. FACHB-1365 genome encodes the following:
- a CDS encoding VWD domain-containing protein — protein MQRIRYFLLAIVCFLTAILIPGTFVNRLFSTVMCAVFSFNWGACTVNLAKTSDRVVAAFPPSLERNIDNWLTQRSGEFDDESSPPAPVNNQQAPPYPQEISPDYIRDEFRDEINNRREFRNDDLYEMPYDECGRPKCDFSSILKSGPVDKYQKCFGASGGQCGWDTRDRDPLHPPQYRPDCRVEMYETPGSRAHDQCCLDHPRGYACSGWGDRNHIESHTPPILCEREFIAAMAASELEPLNPNSQSELKLYGPYYNPDYGKECSPTPPTPQPPTPTPIPQVVPGGGGSHGDPHLTTLDGQKYDYQAVGEFVLTRTKNRQFEIQVRQAPFKNINTAAINAAVAMKVGDARVGIYATGFPDDQTKIPLRIDGKPVELKGTQNLAGGGSITQNGGTSWTVQWPTGEVANFEIADPGGSPMIDLSTGVTENDQGQLEGLLGNFNGNPSDDFMTRDGRIIPQNQEAMDTARSVLSSFNINRWIPIPIDPLTEAFLDTIHSQFGNSWRISQTESLFDYAPGKNTGTFTNPAFPNGFVILRMLAPDAVAKAEEACRKAEVPSDRLEGCLFDVAVTGETGFARVAANFLKNKVRQRVEREIRNRIPIPVPLPF, from the coding sequence ATGCAACGCATTCGGTACTTCCTATTAGCAATTGTTTGTTTTTTAACTGCTATTTTAATTCCGGGTACATTCGTTAATCGTCTGTTTTCAACAGTAATGTGCGCTGTTTTTAGTTTTAATTGGGGAGCTTGCACCGTTAATTTAGCTAAAACGTCTGACCGAGTTGTGGCAGCTTTCCCACCGAGCTTGGAAAGAAATATTGACAATTGGTTGACCCAGAGATCAGGGGAATTTGATGATGAATCTAGTCCTCCTGCACCTGTTAATAATCAACAGGCTCCACCTTATCCCCAAGAAATTAGCCCCGACTACATTAGAGATGAATTTCGTGATGAGATCAACAATAGACGTGAATTTAGAAATGATGATCTCTATGAAATGCCCTATGACGAGTGTGGGAGACCTAAATGTGATTTTTCAAGTATTCTTAAAAGTGGTCCAGTTGACAAATATCAAAAATGCTTTGGAGCGAGTGGTGGTCAGTGTGGATGGGACACCAGAGACAGAGACCCATTACATCCACCGCAATATAGACCTGACTGTAGGGTTGAAATGTATGAAACACCAGGCAGCCGGGCACATGATCAATGTTGTCTTGATCACCCTAGAGGCTATGCGTGCAGTGGGTGGGGTGATCGTAACCACATAGAAAGTCATACTCCACCAATACTATGCGAAAGAGAGTTTATTGCAGCCATGGCCGCGTCGGAATTGGAGCCACTGAACCCTAACAGCCAGTCTGAGCTGAAGCTTTACGGCCCTTACTACAACCCCGATTACGGGAAAGAGTGTTCTCCAACTCCCCCAACTCCACAACCCCCAACCCCAACACCCATACCACAAGTTGTTCCTGGTGGTGGTGGCTCACACGGAGATCCTCACCTAACAACCCTAGACGGACAAAAATACGATTACCAAGCCGTCGGCGAATTTGTCCTTACCCGTACCAAAAACCGTCAATTTGAAATTCAAGTTCGACAAGCGCCCTTCAAAAACATTAACACTGCTGCCATTAACGCCGCAGTCGCTATGAAAGTCGGTGATGCCAGAGTGGGAATTTATGCAACGGGTTTCCCCGATGACCAGACAAAAATTCCTCTGAGAATTGATGGTAAACCCGTCGAACTAAAAGGCACACAAAACCTTGCAGGTGGAGGTAGTATTACTCAGAATGGAGGTACAAGTTGGACTGTTCAATGGCCTACAGGAGAAGTTGCAAACTTTGAAATTGCAGACCCTGGTGGTTCTCCCATGATCGATCTATCGACAGGCGTAACAGAAAATGATCAAGGTCAATTAGAAGGATTACTCGGTAATTTTAATGGCAATCCTTCTGATGACTTTATGACTCGTGATGGTCGGATTATTCCCCAAAATCAAGAAGCGATGGATACTGCCCGATCTGTATTAAGTAGCTTTAATATTAATCGCTGGATTCCGATTCCAATTGATCCCTTAACTGAAGCTTTCTTAGATACAATTCATAGTCAATTTGGCAATAGTTGGCGAATTTCTCAAACTGAATCTCTGTTTGATTATGCCCCCGGAAAAAATACGGGTACTTTCACAAATCCCGCCTTTCCCAATGGTTTTGTAATCTTAAGAATGCTGGCTCCTGATGCCGTTGCTAAGGCAGAAGAAGCCTGTCGAAAAGCTGAAGTTCCGAGCGATCGCTTAGAAGGTTGTTTATTTGATGTTGCGGTAACAGGTGAAACAGGTTTTGCTCGTGTTGCGGCTAACTTCCTTAAAAACAAAGTTCGTCAACGAGTCGAACGGGAAATTCGCAACCGGATTCCAATTCCAGTTCCTTTACCGTTCTAA
- a CDS encoding type II toxin-antitoxin system RelE/ParE family toxin, protein MKVEYLPSFLKDLKSLKSTPVFEQIKGLVFDEIPNLSDLQNLVNLKKLKGDDNAYRLRVGDYRIGFYFEGETVTFARVLHRKDIYRYFPP, encoded by the coding sequence ATGAAAGTCGAATATCTACCCAGTTTTTTGAAGGATTTAAAATCTCTTAAAAGTACACCTGTATTTGAGCAAATCAAGGGACTGGTTTTTGATGAAATTCCTAATCTTTCTGATTTACAGAACCTCGTTAACTTGAAAAAGTTAAAAGGCGATGACAATGCTTATCGGCTTCGGGTTGGTGACTATCGAATCGGTTTCTATTTTGAGGGGGAAACCGTAACTTTTGCTAGAGTTCTCCACCGCAAAGATATTTATCGTTACTTTCCACCATAA
- a CDS encoding serine protease codes for MILSEYHPVFAQFPEINYRLSDEQTVNLERLARLTTVRILTPNASGSGVIIQRQGQTYTVITNWHVLAFSQQQTVIAPDGQKYGLLAVKQLGNTDLAIAYFKSNTNYQIAAISPGAIAVGEPVFAAGFPMYQEHSFQTTFDQGLQVFRFTQGIISILPPKSLPQGYRLGYTNDIQVGMSGGPIFNRWGQLIGINGRLKNRDPDFGVYAFEDGTEPSQEMLELMVNSSWGIPIIPYWHNTLISQPVTAGSTIISDTH; via the coding sequence ATGATTTTATCAGAATATCATCCTGTGTTTGCACAATTTCCAGAGATTAATTATCGTTTAAGTGATGAGCAAACGGTCAATCTGGAAAGATTAGCGCGGTTAACAACGGTTCGGATTTTAACTCCTAATGCTTCGGGTTCTGGTGTTATTATCCAACGACAGGGGCAAACTTATACCGTGATTACAAATTGGCACGTTCTGGCATTTAGTCAGCAACAAACGGTAATTGCTCCTGATGGGCAAAAGTATGGATTATTAGCTGTAAAACAGTTAGGAAATACGGATTTAGCGATCGCCTATTTTAAGAGTAACACCAATTATCAAATTGCTGCGATTAGTCCCGGTGCGATCGCTGTTGGAGAACCTGTTTTTGCAGCCGGGTTTCCCATGTATCAGGAACACTCTTTTCAAACCACCTTTGATCAAGGTTTGCAAGTGTTTCGTTTCACTCAAGGGATTATCTCTATTTTACCCCCCAAATCTTTACCCCAAGGCTATCGTTTAGGTTATACCAATGATATTCAAGTAGGGATGAGTGGGGGGCCTATTTTTAACCGTTGGGGGCAATTAATTGGCATTAATGGCAGACTGAAAAACCGTGATCCTGATTTTGGCGTTTATGCCTTTGAAGATGGCACAGAACCTTCTCAAGAAATGTTGGAATTAATGGTGAATTCCAGTTGGGGGATTCCAATTATTCCCTATTGGCATAATACCCTAATTTCTCAACCTGTCACGGCGGGTTCCACAATCATTTCTGATACTCATTAA
- a CDS encoding DUF4926 domain-containing protein, producing the protein MQIIKDLDIVALTEDIEATHFETKEIIKLSKGQVGTVVMEFDGSAFEVEFSHQDGTTYAMETIPATMLMLLHYELVESVS; encoded by the coding sequence ATGCAAATAATTAAAGACCTAGATATTGTTGCTTTAACAGAAGACATAGAAGCAACCCATTTTGAAACGAAAGAAATTATTAAATTATCTAAAGGACAAGTAGGAACAGTGGTGATGGAATTTGATGGCAGTGCCTTTGAGGTAGAATTTTCTCATCAAGATGGCACAACTTATGCAATGGAGACGATTCCCGCTACAATGTTAATGCTTTTACATTATGAATTAGTAGAATCTGTAAGTTAG
- the deoC gene encoding deoxyribose-phosphate aldolase, with protein MVKSSNIEIDIAPYIDHTLLNQTATPEEIQQFCYQAERYKFASVCVFPHYVKLAKELLQGKPPKVSTVIGFPTGATTSKVKLYEAQEAVENGATELDVVINLSWLKTNKTEELYQEIAEICEETGQTVKAIIETTILTEDEKRLAVEVLMDAGIAYIKTSTGWYGGATVADIQLIKSIAKGRVGIKASGGIRTYQQAVDLIIAGATRLGTSRGVEILTTDIQGEDSY; from the coding sequence ATGGTAAAGTCCTCCAATATAGAAATTGATATTGCTCCCTATATTGACCATACCTTACTCAATCAAACTGCAACCCCGGAAGAAATTCAACAGTTTTGTTATCAAGCAGAACGTTATAAATTTGCTTCCGTTTGTGTGTTTCCCCATTATGTTAAACTCGCTAAAGAACTGCTACAAGGAAAACCGCCAAAAGTCTCAACGGTGATCGGATTTCCAACGGGGGCTACAACTTCTAAGGTTAAACTTTATGAAGCTCAAGAAGCGGTTGAAAATGGAGCAACGGAATTAGATGTTGTGATTAATTTAAGTTGGTTAAAAACCAATAAAACTGAGGAATTATATCAAGAAATTGCTGAAATTTGTGAAGAAACTGGGCAAACCGTAAAAGCCATTATTGAAACGACAATTCTCACAGAAGATGAAAAACGCCTAGCCGTTGAAGTGTTAATGGATGCGGGAATTGCTTATATTAAAACCAGTACGGGTTGGTATGGAGGAGCAACCGTTGCCGATATTCAACTCATTAAATCCATTGCTAAAGGACGAGTGGGAATTAAAGCCTCTGGTGGGATTAGAACCTACCAACAAGCGGTTGATTTAATTATAGCGGGAGCTACTCGTTTAGGCACTTCTCGTGGTGTTGAGATTTTGACTACAGATATCCAAGGAGAAGATAGTTACTGA
- a CDS encoding DNA cytosine methyltransferase, translating into MLKPLIVQTQQRPIAVDLFAGAGGMTLGFEQAGFDVLAAVELDPIHCATHEYNFPFWKVLCGNIEQVKGLEIRKGSEIGDREIDVVFGGPPCQGFSLIGKRAFDDPRNSLMFHFIRLIQELQPKYFVLENVPGLTIGKHQKFIAEIIETLQNNGYQVVEPYQVLNASYYGVPQDRSRLFLLGSRQDLPLPGYPPVMTKPPKVNAKIEEKFKHLLPCPTVWDAIGDLPEIEQYQELKSKDYTVVEYKKPSQYAKILHNLSRLTNDFSYPRIYDQNLLTCSLRSQHNPTSIARFEATEWGKIEKISRFHKLDPAGLCNTLRAGTPSNRGAFTSPRPIHPYSPRCITVREAARLHSYPDWFRFQGTKWHGFRQVGNSVPPLLAKAVAGEIIKALGIIPSQPQQEEKLGHEALLYLNMSQAAKRYGVDPHVIEPRKRGNKDE; encoded by the coding sequence ATGTTAAAACCATTAATTGTGCAGACTCAACAACGGCCTATTGCTGTCGATTTATTTGCGGGTGCTGGAGGAATGACCCTAGGCTTTGAACAAGCTGGGTTTGATGTTTTAGCTGCGGTAGAACTTGATCCTATTCATTGTGCAACCCATGAATATAATTTCCCCTTTTGGAAGGTTTTATGTGGCAATATTGAACAGGTGAAAGGATTAGAAATTAGGAAGGGGTCGGAAATTGGTGATCGAGAGATTGATGTTGTCTTTGGGGGGCCACCGTGTCAAGGGTTTTCTTTAATTGGAAAACGAGCGTTTGATGATCCCAGAAATAGTTTAATGTTTCACTTTATTCGGTTAATTCAGGAATTACAGCCGAAATATTTTGTTTTAGAAAACGTTCCGGGTTTAACCATTGGTAAACATCAGAAATTTATAGCTGAAATTATTGAGACATTGCAAAATAATGGGTATCAAGTCGTAGAACCTTATCAAGTTTTAAATGCTTCTTATTATGGTGTTCCTCAAGATCGATCGCGTTTATTTCTTTTAGGATCTCGGCAAGATTTACCTTTACCGGGTTATCCCCCAGTAATGACTAAACCACCCAAGGTTAATGCTAAAATAGAGGAGAAATTTAAGCATCTTCTCCCTTGTCCAACGGTTTGGGATGCTATTGGAGATTTACCCGAAATTGAACAATATCAAGAGTTAAAATCAAAAGACTATACCGTTGTAGAGTATAAGAAGCCGAGCCAATATGCTAAAATTTTGCATAATTTGTCTCGATTAACAAATGATTTTTCTTATCCTCGAATTTATGATCAAAATTTATTAACTTGTAGTTTGCGATCGCAACATAACCCAACGTCTATCGCTAGATTTGAAGCCACAGAATGGGGAAAAATAGAAAAAATTAGTCGATTTCATAAACTCGATCCGGCAGGGTTATGTAATACTTTAAGAGCCGGAACACCGAGTAACCGAGGTGCGTTTACTTCCCCTCGTCCTATTCATCCCTATTCTCCCCGTTGTATTACGGTGCGAGAAGCCGCGCGTTTACATTCCTATCCTGACTGGTTTAGATTTCAGGGGACAAAATGGCATGGATTTCGACAAGTTGGAAACTCAGTTCCCCCGTTATTAGCAAAAGCCGTTGCGGGTGAAATTATTAAAGCTCTGGGGATAATTCCCAGCCAACCACAACAAGAGGAAAAATTAGGTCATGAGGCGTTATTATATTTAAATATGTCCCAAGCCGCAAAACGGTATGGTGTTGATCCTCATGTAATTGAACCCAGAAAAAGAGGAAATAAAGACGAATAA
- the recO gene encoding DNA repair protein RecO, whose amino-acid sequence MNKTYIATGINLKGKPFGESDRLLTILTREFGLIRVIAPGARKAKSRLGGRSELFVVNQLLIAKGRSLDKITQAETLTTYSGLGKNLGKLAASQYLAEVVLNQALSEHPQEDLFVLLNEHLNRLQSLPNSPLIAHSTQIIASLTQGIFHLLALAGTAPQVQLCCLTQRLLRPNFTDEQWRAGFSVDAGGIINLSEWTKLHRPCSPQPQKPIPVASRPIAVAESGNSYTIETVAQPKLKINTKLTAPQLAILQQLAQPQLLDTGAFSLSPSISALDWMTVERILRQYTEYHLGYPIRSGLLIDTFTHQFIVDPPF is encoded by the coding sequence ATGAATAAAACTTATATTGCTACGGGGATTAATTTAAAAGGGAAACCCTTTGGAGAATCGGATCGCCTTTTAACGATTTTAACGCGAGAATTTGGATTAATTCGAGTGATTGCACCGGGAGCGAGAAAAGCAAAATCGCGGTTAGGGGGACGCAGTGAATTATTTGTTGTTAATCAATTATTAATAGCTAAAGGGCGATCGCTTGATAAAATAACACAAGCCGAAACCTTAACGACCTATTCAGGATTAGGCAAAAATTTAGGCAAATTAGCCGCGAGCCAATATTTAGCAGAAGTAGTGCTGAACCAAGCCTTAAGCGAACATCCCCAAGAGGATTTATTTGTTCTCCTGAATGAACATTTAAACCGTTTACAAAGTCTTCCCAATTCTCCCTTAATTGCCCATTCCACCCAAATAATTGCCAGTTTAACTCAGGGGATTTTCCATCTTCTCGCCTTAGCCGGGACAGCCCCCCAAGTCCAATTGTGCTGTTTAACTCAACGTCTGCTACGTCCTAATTTTACCGATGAACAGTGGCGCGCTGGGTTTAGCGTGGATGCGGGAGGAATTATTAACCTGTCCGAGTGGACAAAATTACACCGTCCCTGTTCTCCCCAACCTCAAAAACCCATTCCTGTAGCCTCCAGACCTATTGCTGTTGCTGAGTCGGGGAATTCTTATACTATTGAGACGGTTGCTCAACCCAAACTCAAGATTAATACCAAACTCACCGCCCCGCAGTTAGCAATTTTGCAACAGTTAGCCCAACCGCAACTCCTTGACACCGGGGCTTTCTCCCTTTCTCCCTCAATTTCCGCCCTTGATTGGATGACGGTAGAACGGATATTACGACAATATACAGAATATCATTTAGGCTATCCGATCCGGTCAGGGTTACTGATTGATACCTTTACCCACCAATTTATTGTAGACCCACCGTTTTAA
- a CDS encoding MFS transporter → MRSQDLEKQFKFHQPWATMKDWETDSLLEIPASTSVELDPVKNGHSTPSFPHVSPEVEDTGTKNNGSLPEPPQDEEERGFLPVLRNKNFLALWSGQLFSQLADKVYLVLMIAIISTRFQQADQTISGWVSAIMMAFTIPAVLFGAGAGVFVDRWSKKAVLVITNLLRGGLVLALPVVLWLFQGQQLGQLPVGFYILLITTFLVSTLTQFFAPAEQSAIPLVVEKRHLLSANSLYTTTMMASVIVGFAVGEPLLALADFMGHLLGFEAIGKEVIVGGEYVIAGLILLLLNPKEQNNNSPHEQPHILADLRDGIRYLSNHTLIRNALLQLIILFSIFAALAVLAVRLAEIIPEISSSQFGFLLAAGGAGMGIGATILGHLGHRFAHFQLALMGSLGVAGSLVGLSIFNQQLWPTLSLILCLGIFGAIVAIPMQTTIQAETPEEMRGKVFGLQNNAINIALSLPLALAGFAETLIGLSNVFLSLAGLAIAGGFLTWLISRNAPHLAE, encoded by the coding sequence ATGCGATCGCAAGATTTAGAAAAACAGTTTAAATTCCATCAACCCTGGGCCACCATGAAAGATTGGGAGACTGACTCCTTGTTAGAAATTCCCGCTTCTACCTCCGTAGAATTAGACCCAGTAAAAAATGGGCATTCAACGCCTTCTTTTCCCCACGTTTCTCCAGAGGTCGAGGACACTGGAACTAAAAACAATGGGAGTCTTCCTGAGCCGCCCCAAGATGAGGAAGAACGCGGATTTTTACCTGTTCTGAGAAATAAGAATTTTCTGGCGCTTTGGAGTGGACAACTGTTCTCCCAATTGGCTGATAAAGTGTATTTAGTGTTAATGATTGCGATTATTTCCACCCGCTTTCAACAGGCTGATCAAACGATTAGTGGGTGGGTATCAGCCATTATGATGGCGTTTACTATTCCGGCGGTTTTGTTTGGGGCGGGGGCGGGGGTATTTGTTGATCGATGGTCAAAAAAAGCCGTTTTAGTAATTACTAATTTATTACGAGGGGGACTTGTTCTCGCTTTACCCGTCGTTTTGTGGCTATTTCAGGGTCAACAATTGGGTCAATTACCTGTTGGGTTTTATATTTTATTAATCACAACTTTTTTAGTTTCTACTTTAACTCAATTTTTTGCACCTGCTGAACAATCAGCGATTCCTTTAGTTGTTGAAAAACGTCATTTATTATCGGCGAATTCTCTTTATACAACAACCATGATGGCTTCCGTCATTGTCGGGTTTGCGGTGGGCGAACCTTTATTAGCTTTGGCTGATTTCATGGGTCATTTACTGGGGTTTGAAGCCATTGGTAAAGAAGTAATTGTTGGCGGAGAATACGTTATTGCCGGATTAATTCTGTTGTTGTTAAATCCAAAAGAACAAAACAATAACTCTCCCCATGAACAACCCCATATTTTAGCAGATTTACGGGATGGAATTCGATATTTAAGCAATCATACGTTAATTAGGAATGCGTTATTGCAATTAATCATTCTATTTTCTATTTTTGCAGCCTTAGCGGTTTTAGCGGTGCGTTTAGCGGAAATTATTCCTGAAATTAGCTCCTCCCAATTTGGCTTTTTATTAGCGGCTGGAGGGGCGGGAATGGGGATTGGAGCAACAATTCTTGGTCATCTCGGTCATCGGTTTGCCCATTTCCAACTGGCGTTAATGGGTTCTCTGGGTGTGGCGGGATCATTAGTGGGGTTATCCATTTTTAATCAACAATTATGGCCGACTTTGAGCTTGATTTTATGCTTAGGAATTTTTGGGGCGATTGTTGCGATTCCCATGCAAACCACTATTCAAGCTGAAACCCCGGAAGAAATGCGAGGGAAAGTTTTTGGACTTCAGAATAATGCGATTAATATTGCCTTAAGTTTACCTCTCGCCTTAGCGGGATTTGCTGAAACTTTAATAGGATTATCTAATGTCTTTTTAAGTTTAGCAGGATTAGCGATCGCCGGGGGTTTCCTGACTTGGTTAATCTCTCGAAATGCTCCCCATCTTGCTGAGTAG
- a CDS encoding COP23 domain-containing protein, whose product MRYKPLITASLIAFCSSFLAPQRALSQPAPGQRGFFCDTSTGTPTTVYQNSQGSREPWIKWESDAFSGAGYDPLRRCTEVSGRLETYRQNKQLKYITAGMMNSQQVICTASQVNGRCEGLIFTLKPNQDAVTTLNKLLAWREGQAGTPSLSESGNIPYIDVSGRLENESHSLTTPQFNPQPVPPPMTPSNGAREL is encoded by the coding sequence ATGAGATACAAACCTCTAATTACCGCCAGTCTAATTGCCTTTTGTAGTAGCTTTTTAGCACCTCAAAGGGCTTTGAGTCAACCCGCACCAGGACAACGGGGTTTTTTCTGCGATACCTCCACAGGAACCCCAACAACAGTTTATCAAAACTCCCAAGGAAGTCGAGAACCTTGGATTAAATGGGAGTCTGATGCGTTTTCAGGAGCGGGTTATGATCCCCTAAGACGCTGTACAGAAGTCAGTGGACGTTTAGAAACCTATCGCCAGAATAAACAGCTTAAATATATCACTGCCGGGATGATGAATAGCCAACAGGTGATCTGTACGGCGAGTCAAGTGAATGGACGTTGTGAAGGATTAATTTTCACCCTAAAACCGAATCAAGATGCTGTGACAACCCTGAATAAATTGTTAGCTTGGCGAGAAGGACAAGCGGGGACTCCATCTCTGTCTGAAAGTGGCAATATTCCTTATATTGATGTCAGTGGACGTTTAGAAAATGAAAGCCATTCTCTCACAACTCCTCAATTTAATCCCCAACCTGTCCCACCACCAATGACACCTAGCAATGGTGCGCGGGAACTTTAA
- a CDS encoding serine protease yields the protein MNNRFLGLNYVPSIIVGTVAALVIVQPAIAKTAKEVAQIAIPTTVQINNTLVADASGSGVIISKKGNTYTVLTANHVVNNPNSEFVIKTSKGKDHPVTSVKTLQKEGSGPDLAIITFETTEEYSVAPISNSDEATIGSGIYISGYPLAVMGSTEREYAFTSGQVTNIRSSNPEGYTMRYDAVTRRGMSGGPVFDVSGRVIGIHGQGDTVATVNNESAGRQEEVKTGLNSAIPINTFIALMPEVNVEKSAVKIDNKPPENVDAEKVDDAQVNNWFGSFAQDLIKDVIRNEVQRGLRQILPF from the coding sequence ATGAATAATCGATTTTTGGGTTTGAATTATGTACCCAGTATAATTGTTGGGACGGTTGCTGCTTTAGTAATTGTACAACCTGCGATCGCTAAAACCGCTAAAGAAGTCGCTCAAATTGCCATTCCCACTACCGTACAAATTAATAACACTCTAGTTGCAGACGCAAGCGGTTCAGGCGTAATTATTTCTAAAAAAGGCAATACTTACACGGTATTAACAGCCAATCATGTTGTCAATAATCCCAACTCGGAATTTGTCATTAAAACTTCTAAAGGAAAAGATCATCCCGTCACCTCCGTTAAAACTTTACAGAAAGAAGGAAGTGGCCCAGATTTAGCAATTATTACCTTTGAAACAACTGAAGAATATTCTGTTGCACCGATTAGTAATTCTGATGAAGCTACTATTGGTTCAGGGATTTATATTTCAGGATATCCCTTAGCAGTAATGGGTTCAACGGAACGAGAATATGCCTTTACAAGTGGACAAGTGACTAATATTCGCTCAAGTAATCCTGAAGGTTATACAATGCGTTATGATGCCGTAACTCGACGCGGAATGAGTGGCGGGCCAGTATTTGATGTCAGTGGTCGGGTGATTGGAATTCACGGTCAAGGGGATACGGTAGCCACAGTCAACAATGAATCTGCTGGCAGACAGGAAGAAGTAAAAACAGGGTTAAATTCAGCAATTCCCATTAATACATTTATTGCGTTAATGCCAGAAGTAAATGTGGAAAAATCGGCAGTAAAAATTGATAATAAACCACCGGAAAATGTAGATGCAGAAAAAGTAGATGATGCACAGGTTAATAATTGGTTTGGAAGTTTTGCTCAAGATTTAATTAAAGATGTAATTCGTAACGAAGTCCAGCGAGGACTACGGCAAATTTTACCTTTTTAG
- a CDS encoding endonuclease, which produces MADKTNKSGMYNAIIAEIFRRHYQEGITNFEFNRSEFIEVAQSLNIPPPKNLGDVLYSYRFRRELPKVISDTAPDSLEWVIELAGQGVYRFKLSPINRILPNPNLICIKIPDSTPEIINKYALTDEQALLAKVRYNRLIDIFLGITTYSLQNHLRTTVPNIGQIEIDEIYVGVNQNGVQYVIPVQAKGGSDQLGVVQTKQDITCCITKFPDLICRPVSAQFMQNNVIAMFELTLENEQIRIVKEKHYQLVLSKDILREDLEQYKIWE; this is translated from the coding sequence ATGGCAGATAAAACCAATAAATCTGGAATGTATAATGCAATTATTGCTGAAATTTTCAGACGGCATTATCAAGAAGGAATAACCAATTTTGAGTTCAATCGTTCTGAATTTATTGAAGTTGCTCAAAGTCTTAATATTCCACCTCCTAAAAATTTAGGTGATGTATTATATTCCTATCGTTTTAGGAGAGAACTTCCCAAAGTCATATCTGATACTGCACCTGATAGTTTAGAATGGGTTATTGAGTTAGCGGGTCAAGGAGTTTATAGATTTAAACTCAGTCCAATTAATCGAATTCTTCCTAATCCTAATCTGATTTGTATAAAAATTCCTGACTCAACACCTGAAATTATCAATAAGTATGCTTTAACTGATGAACAAGCACTATTAGCAAAGGTACGTTATAATCGGTTAATCGATATTTTTTTAGGAATTACAACATATTCCTTACAAAATCATCTAAGAACTACAGTACCTAATATTGGACAAATTGAAATTGATGAAATTTATGTTGGGGTGAATCAGAATGGCGTGCAATATGTCATTCCTGTTCAAGCCAAGGGAGGATCTGATCAACTTGGTGTTGTTCAAACAAAACAGGATATAACCTGTTGCATCACTAAATTCCCTGATTTGATTTGTCGTCCGGTATCTGCTCAATTTATGCAAAATAATGTTATTGCAATGTTTGAATTAACCCTAGAAAATGAGCAGATTAGGATTGTTAAGGAAAAACATTATCAATTGGTTTTGAGCAAAGATATTTTAAGAGAGGACTTAGAACAATATAAAATATGGGAATAA